The following proteins come from a genomic window of Egibacteraceae bacterium:
- a CDS encoding peptide ABC transporter substrate-binding protein, whose translation MLASLPPARWVTLLVLMALGVAACAPGQPDDREGALQEGVTEPEGERVEGGNVIFGHEQEPAILNPALTEGNLFATQIVTRPILLGAYLVTPEFEYVPELIDGEAETEGGEDGEPFVVTWNILEEATWSDGTPITADDFEFTYQTVMDEEFDITSRNGYDLITETEVVDDKTWRATFEEPFAPYRTLFGVIPVLPAHVLEGEDFNEVWNDGIVDPETDEPIASGPFQFGQWRRGQQLTIERNEGFWGEQANLDRITFRYIEETPTLVQQIRGGEINIFDPQPQVDLIEQLEGIDGVEVQSDAGPQWEHIDFNHDNPALANQYVREAIIRGIDREAIVEQLVQGVNPEAGVLQNAIFVENQEQYEPHWDVYDYDPEAAIELLEENGCTRDGDDGVFTCDGEELSFRYVSTSGNERRELMFEIVQAQLAEIGVEVTADFSEPAQALGTQLPEGDFDLINFGWVGSPDPFGGDTIFMCDGDLNYIGYCNEEVTELLERNTGILDEEERWAVYNEADELIAADIPLIPLFQIPQVLAYEDNLGGVRVNATQWGPTWNASEWYLTE comes from the coding sequence ATGCTCGCTTCCCTGCCGCCTGCCCGCTGGGTGACGCTGCTCGTACTGATGGCACTGGGGGTCGCCGCATGTGCCCCCGGCCAGCCCGACGATCGCGAGGGTGCCCTCCAGGAGGGCGTCACCGAACCTGAGGGCGAAAGGGTCGAGGGCGGCAACGTCATATTCGGCCACGAGCAGGAACCCGCCATCCTCAACCCGGCCCTCACGGAGGGGAACCTCTTCGCGACACAGATCGTGACCCGGCCGATCCTCCTCGGCGCCTACCTCGTCACCCCGGAGTTCGAGTACGTGCCCGAGCTCATCGACGGAGAGGCCGAGACGGAAGGCGGCGAGGACGGCGAGCCGTTCGTCGTGACCTGGAACATCCTCGAGGAGGCGACCTGGAGCGACGGCACGCCGATCACCGCCGACGACTTCGAGTTCACCTACCAGACGGTCATGGACGAGGAGTTCGACATCACCTCCCGCAACGGCTACGACCTCATCACCGAGACCGAGGTCGTCGACGACAAGACCTGGCGCGCGACGTTCGAGGAGCCGTTCGCGCCCTACCGCACGCTCTTCGGCGTCATCCCCGTACTGCCGGCGCACGTCCTCGAGGGCGAGGACTTCAACGAGGTCTGGAACGACGGGATCGTCGACCCCGAGACCGACGAGCCGATCGCCAGCGGCCCGTTCCAGTTCGGCCAGTGGCGGCGCGGCCAGCAGCTCACCATCGAGCGCAACGAGGGCTTCTGGGGCGAGCAGGCCAACCTCGACCGGATCACGTTCCGCTACATCGAGGAGACGCCGACGCTCGTGCAGCAGATCCGCGGCGGGGAGATCAACATCTTCGACCCCCAGCCGCAGGTCGACCTCATCGAGCAGCTCGAGGGCATCGACGGCGTCGAGGTGCAGTCCGACGCCGGCCCGCAGTGGGAGCACATCGACTTCAACCACGACAACCCCGCTCTCGCGAACCAGTACGTCCGTGAGGCGATCATCCGGGGCATCGACCGCGAGGCGATCGTCGAGCAGCTCGTGCAGGGCGTGAACCCCGAGGCCGGCGTGCTGCAGAACGCCATCTTCGTGGAGAACCAGGAGCAGTACGAGCCGCACTGGGACGTCTACGACTACGACCCCGAGGCCGCGATCGAGCTGCTCGAGGAGAACGGCTGCACGCGCGACGGGGACGATGGCGTGTTCACGTGCGACGGTGAGGAGCTGTCCTTCCGCTATGTGTCGACGTCGGGCAACGAGCGCCGGGAGCTGATGTTCGAGATCGTCCAGGCGCAGCTCGCGGAGATCGGCGTCGAGGTGACGGCCGACTTCAGCGAGCCGGCCCAGGCGCTCGGCACCCAGCTGCCCGAGGGCGACTTCGACCTCATCAACTTCGGTTGGGTCGGCAGCCCCGACCCGTTCGGCGGCGACACGATCTTCATGTGCGACGGCGACCTCAACTACATCGGCTACTGCAACGAGGAGGTCACCGAGCTCCTCGAACGCAACACGGGCATCCTCGACGAGGAGGAGCGCTGGGCCGTTTACAACGAGGCCGACGAGCTCATCGCCGCCGACATCCCGCTCATCCCGCTCTTCCAGATCCCGCAGGTGCTGGCCTACGAGGACAACCTCGGCGGCGTCCGCGTCAACGCGACCCAGTGGGGGCCGACGTGGAACGCCTCGGAGTGGTACCTGACGGAGTAG
- a CDS encoding ABC transporter permease, with translation MTETSTRDVRAEALAREGLEVVPVTQLQLFRRRFLQHRLAMASLVILAVIFLAALNAERVAPYGFGELDLRNASQPPTFENLHFFGTDRLGRDYFSRVLHGTRTSVIVAGIVALLSTVIGTVIGAVAGYFGGWVDNLLMRLTDLVLVVPGLAALLVLVAFLGHGSPYRVAVILATLLWTLVARIVRGSFLSLREKEFVEAAKASGARDTRIIFRHILPNALGPIIVNATLTVALAILLEAALSFLGFGVQPPNPALGKLISDGRGTMLTQWWLVTMPGLTIVVICLAINFVGDGLRDALDPQQRR, from the coding sequence ATGACTGAGACGTCGACCCGCGACGTACGCGCCGAGGCCCTCGCACGGGAGGGGCTCGAGGTCGTCCCGGTCACCCAGTTGCAGCTGTTCCGGCGGCGGTTCCTGCAGCACAGGCTCGCCATGGCGAGCCTCGTGATCCTCGCGGTCATCTTCCTCGCCGCCTTGAACGCCGAGCGGGTGGCGCCCTACGGGTTCGGAGAGCTCGACCTGCGCAACGCCTCGCAGCCACCGACCTTCGAGAACCTCCATTTCTTCGGCACCGACCGGCTCGGGCGGGACTACTTCAGCCGCGTCCTGCACGGCACCCGCACGTCGGTCATCGTCGCGGGGATCGTCGCGCTCCTCTCGACGGTCATCGGGACGGTGATCGGGGCGGTCGCCGGCTACTTCGGGGGCTGGGTCGACAACCTGCTCATGCGGCTGACCGACCTCGTGCTCGTGGTCCCCGGCCTCGCCGCTCTGCTCGTCCTCGTCGCCTTCCTCGGTCACGGCTCGCCGTACCGCGTCGCGGTCATCCTCGCGACGCTGCTGTGGACGCTCGTCGCCCGCATCGTCCGCGGGTCCTTCCTGTCCTTGCGCGAGAAGGAGTTCGTCGAGGCGGCCAAGGCCTCGGGCGCGCGCGACACACGTATCATCTTCCGCCACATCCTCCCGAACGCGCTCGGGCCGATCATCGTGAACGCGACGCTGACGGTGGCCCTCGCGATCCTCCTCGAGGCGGCCCTGTCCTTCCTCGGCTTCGGGGTACAGCCGCCGAACCCCGCGCTTGGCAAGCTGATCTCCGACGGCCGTGGCACGATGCTCACGCAGTGGTGGTTGGTGACGATGCCCGGCCTCACCATCGTCGTCATCTGCCTGGCCATCAACTTCGTGGGTGACGGCCTGCGCGACGCACTCGACCCGCAGCAGCGGAGGTAG
- a CDS encoding ABC transporter permease, whose protein sequence is MATYVLRRLLFSIPVLFLASVIIFFGVSAVSNPLSILQQQPGVSEITIQNIAERKHLDEPIPVQYGYWVRDALTNRFGTNLFGDRAIWPELRRSMWYTAQLVVAAEIFAIGLAIAIGVVSAKRQYSWFDNLATTGSFVGFSIPIFWAALILQVIFTNLYRATGVRIFYTAGLSSVDPGTGLAFLVDRLQHLALPILALSITSIAQYSRYMRTSMLEVLHSDYVRTARAKGLPERTVTSRHSLRNALIPLTTVIGWNLGVIFGGTIIIETVFGIPGMGRYFFTALSIRDVYPLMAWLMITAIVIIVFNLITDIVYGYLDPRIRYD, encoded by the coding sequence GTGGCGACTTATGTCCTGCGGCGGTTGCTGTTCAGCATCCCCGTCCTCTTCCTCGCCAGCGTCATCATCTTCTTCGGGGTCAGCGCGGTCAGCAACCCGCTGTCGATCCTCCAGCAGCAACCGGGCGTCAGCGAGATCACCATCCAGAACATCGCCGAGCGCAAGCACCTCGACGAGCCGATCCCTGTGCAGTACGGCTACTGGGTTCGCGACGCGCTCACCAACCGCTTCGGCACGAACCTCTTCGGCGACCGGGCGATATGGCCCGAGCTGCGCCGGTCGATGTGGTACACGGCACAGCTCGTCGTAGCCGCTGAGATCTTCGCGATCGGCCTCGCGATCGCCATCGGCGTCGTCTCGGCCAAGCGCCAGTACTCGTGGTTCGACAACCTCGCCACCACCGGCAGCTTCGTCGGGTTCTCGATCCCCATCTTCTGGGCGGCGCTCATCCTCCAGGTGATCTTCACGAACCTCTACCGGGCGACCGGGGTGCGCATCTTCTACACGGCGGGACTGAGCTCGGTCGACCCCGGCACCGGCCTCGCGTTCCTCGTCGACCGCCTCCAGCACCTCGCCCTGCCGATCCTCGCGCTGTCCATCACGAGCATCGCCCAGTACAGCCGGTACATGCGCACGTCCATGCTCGAGGTGCTCCACTCCGACTACGTGCGCACCGCCCGCGCGAAGGGCCTGCCGGAGCGCACCGTCACGTCGCGGCACTCCTTGCGCAACGCGCTCATCCCGCTCACCACGGTGATCGGCTGGAACCTCGGCGTCATCTTCGGGGGCACGATCATCATCGAGACGGTGTTCGGCATCCCGGGTATGGGGCGCTACTTCTTCACCGCGCTCAGCATCCGCGACGTCTATCCGCTCATGGCCTGGCTCATGATCACCGCCATCGTCATCATCGTCTTCAACCTCATCACCGACATCGTCTACGGCTACCTCGACCCGAGGATCCGCTATGACTGA
- a CDS encoding ABC transporter ATP-binding protein, whose amino-acid sequence MAQPVLSIQDLQTEFVTDDGVVRAVDRVSYDLYPGETLGVVGESGSGKSVTVMSVLGLVPQPPGRIVGGRVLLEGRDLLTLSDREMRRIRGKDIGMIFQDPMTSLNPVLRVGYQIVEALQSHDPDISPKQARTRAVELLEMVGVPNADERFDSYPHEYSGGMRQRAMIAMAIANRPKVLIADEPTTALDVTIQAQVLDVLAAAQRETNAATVLITHDLGLIAEMADRVVVMYGGKVVEVGSVHAIFHEPRHPYTLGLMASLPRLDMDLERLSPIPGQPPSLINLPPGCAFHPRCRVYRGRERCRTEVPPLYETAPGHRSACHFHMEVADEIGKVEREIGVDLMGAGS is encoded by the coding sequence ATGGCCCAACCGGTGCTCTCCATCCAGGACCTGCAGACCGAGTTCGTCACCGACGACGGGGTCGTCCGGGCCGTGGACCGGGTCAGCTACGACCTCTACCCGGGCGAGACGCTCGGCGTGGTCGGAGAGTCGGGGTCGGGCAAGAGCGTGACGGTCATGAGCGTGCTCGGTCTCGTCCCGCAGCCGCCGGGCCGCATCGTGGGCGGCAGGGTGCTCCTCGAGGGGCGCGACCTCCTCACGCTGTCGGACCGGGAGATGCGGCGCATCCGGGGCAAGGACATCGGGATGATCTTCCAGGACCCGATGACCTCGCTGAACCCCGTGCTGCGGGTGGGCTACCAGATCGTCGAGGCGCTCCAGAGCCACGACCCCGACATCTCCCCCAAGCAGGCCCGGACGCGCGCCGTCGAGCTGCTCGAGATGGTCGGGGTCCCGAACGCCGACGAGCGGTTCGACTCCTACCCCCACGAGTACTCCGGTGGCATGCGCCAGCGCGCGATGATCGCCATGGCCATCGCGAACCGGCCGAAGGTGCTCATCGCCGACGAGCCGACCACCGCGCTCGACGTGACCATCCAGGCCCAGGTCCTCGACGTGCTCGCGGCCGCGCAGCGGGAGACGAACGCCGCCACCGTCCTCATCACCCACGACCTCGGCCTCATCGCCGAGATGGCCGACCGGGTCGTCGTGATGTACGGCGGCAAGGTCGTGGAGGTCGGCAGCGTCCACGCGATCTTCCACGAACCCCGCCACCCCTACACGCTCGGGCTCATGGCGAGCCTGCCCCGGCTCGACATGGACCTCGAACGCCTCTCCCCCATCCCGGGCCAGCCGCCGAGTCTCATCAACCTGCCGCCGGGCTGCGCCTTCCACCCCCGCTGCCGAGTCTACCGAGGGCGCGAGCGGTGCCGCACGGAAGTCCCGCCGCTGTACGAGACGGCGCCGGGTCACCGCTCAGCCTGCCACTTCCACATGGAGGTGGCGGACGAGATCGGGAAGGTCGAGCGTGAGATCGGCGTGGACCTCATGGGGGCCGGCTCGTGA